A single region of the Gorilla gorilla gorilla isolate KB3781 chromosome 1, NHGRI_mGorGor1-v2.1_pri, whole genome shotgun sequence genome encodes:
- the BEST4 gene encoding bestrophin-4, which translates to MTVSYTLKVAEARFGGFSGLLLRWRGSIYKLLYKEFLLFGALYAVLSITYRLLLTQEQRYVYAQVARYCNRSADLIPLSFVLGFYVTLVVNRWWSQYTSIPLPDQLMCVISASVHGVDQRGRLLRRTLIRYANLASVLVLRSVSTRVLKRFPTMEHVVDAGFMSQEERKKFESLKSDFNKYWVPCVWFTNLAAQARRDGRIRDDIALCLLLEELNKYRAKCSMLFHYDWISIPLVYTQVVTIAVYSFFALSLVGRQFVEPEAGAAKPQKLLKPGQEPAPALGDPDMYVPLTTLLQFFFYAGWLKVAEQIINPFGEDDDDFETNQLIDRNLQVSLLSVDEMYQNLPPAEKDQYWDEDQPQPPYTVATAAESLRPSFLGSTFNLRMSDDPEQSLQVEASPGSGRPAPAAQTPLLGRFLGVGAPSPAISLRNFGRVRGTPRPPHLLRFRAEEGGDPEAAARIEEESAESGDEALEP; encoded by the exons ATGACGGTTTCATATACTCTCAAAGTGGCGGAGGCCCGCTTCGGAGGTTTCTCTGGCCTGCTTCTCCGCTGGAGGGGAAGCATCTACAAGCTCCTCTACAAGGAATTCCTCCTCTTCGGGGCCTTGTACGCTGTGCTTAGCATCACCTACCG GCTGCTGCTGACCCAGGAGCAGAGGTACGTGTATGCTCAGGTGGCCCGGTACTGCAACCGCTCAGCAGACCTCATCCCCTTGTCCTTTGTATTGG GTTTCTATGTGACTCTCGTGGTGAACCGCTGGTGGTCCCAGTACACAAGCATCCCGCTGCCAGACCAGCTGATGTGCGTCATCTCGGCTAGCGTGCACGGCGTGGACCAGCGGGGCCGCCTGCTGCGCCGCACCCTCATCCGCTACGCGAACCTGGCGTCCGTGCTGGTGCTGCGCTCGGTCAGCACCCGCGTGCTTAAGCGCTTCCCCACCATGGAGCACGTGGTGGACGCAG GTTTCATGTcccaggaagagaggaaaaagttTGAGAGCCTGAAATCCGACTTCAACAAGTACTGGGTCCCCTGCGTCTGGTTCACCAACCTGGCGGCCCAGGCCCGGAGGGACGGGCGAATACGTGACGATATCGCTCTCTGTCTACTTTTGGAA GAGCTGAACAAGTACCGAGCCAAGTGCAGCATGCTATTCCACTATGACTGGATCAGCATCCCCCTCGTCTACACCCAA GTGGTGACCATAGCCGTCTACTCTTTCTTTGCCCTCTCCCTGGTTGGCCGCCAGTTTGTGGAGCCAGAGGCAGGAGCTGCCAAACCTCAGAAGCTTCTGAAGCCAGGCCAGgagccagccccagccctgggagaCCCGGACATGTACGTGCCTCTCACCACTCTGCTGCAGTTCTTCTTCTATGCTGGCTGGCTCAAG GTAGCTGAACAGATCATCAACCCATTTGGTGAGGATGATGACGACTTTGAGACAAATCAGCTCATAGACCGCAACTTGCAG GTGTCCCTGCTATCCGTGGACGAAATGTACCAGAACCTTCCCCCCGCTGAAAAGGACCAGTACTGGGATGAGGACCAGCCGCAGCCACCCTACACTGTGGCCACGGCGGCCGAGTCTCTGCGGCCCTCATTCCTGGGCTCCACCTTCAACCTACG CATGAGCGACGACCCTGAGCAGAGCCTGCAGGTGGAGGCGTCTCCCGGATCTGGTCGGCCCGCGCCCGCCGCGCAGACCCCGTTGCTCGGCCGCTTCCTGGGCGTAGGGGCGCCCTCCCCGGCCATCAGCCTCCGGAACTTCGGCCGCGTGCGAggcaccccccgccccccgcatCTGCTCCGCTTCCGGGCGGAGGAGGGCGGCGACCCCGAGGCCGCAGCCCGCATCGAGGAGGAATCGGCGGAGTCCGGGGACGAGGCCCTGGAGCCCTGA
- the RPS8 gene encoding small ribosomal subunit protein eS8 — protein sequence MGISRDNWHKRRKTGGKRKPYHKKRKYELGRPAANTKIGPRRIHTVRVRGGNKKYRALRLDVGNFSWGSECCTRKTRIIDVVYNASNNELVRTKTLVKNCIVLIDSTPYRQWYESHYALPLGRKKGAKLTPEEEEILNKKRSKKIQKKYDERKKNAKISSLLEEQFQQGKLLACIASRPGQCGRADGYVLEGKELEFYLRKIKARKGK from the exons ATGG GCATCTCTCGGGACAACTGGCACAAGCGCCGCAAAACCGGGGGCAAGAGAAAGCCCTACCACAAGAAGCGGAAGTATGAGTTGGGGCGCCCAGCTGCCAACACCAAG ATTGGCCCCCGCCGCATCCACACAGTCCGTGTGCGGGGAGGTAACAAGAAATACCGTGCCCTGAGGTTGGAcgtggggaatttctcctggggCTCAGAGT GTTGTACTCGTAAAACAAGGATCATCGATGTTGTCTACAATGCATCTAATAACGAGCTGGTTCGTACCAAGACCCTGGTGAAGAATTGCATCGTGCTCATCGACAGCACACCGTACCGACAGTGGTACGAGTCCCACTATGCGCTGCCCCTGGGCCGCAAGAAGGGAGCCAAGCTG actcctgaggaagaagagattttaaacaaaaaacgatctaaaaaaattcagaagaaatatgatgaaaggaaaaagaatgccAAAATCAGCAGTCTCCTGGAGGAGCAGTTCCAGCAGGGCAAGCTTCTTG CGTGCATCGCTTCAAGGCCAGGACAGTGTGGCCGAGCAGATGGCTATGTGCTAGAGGGCAAAGAGTTGGAGTTCTATCTTAGGAAAATCAAGGCCCGCAAAGGCAAATAA